One Kineococcus aurantiacus genomic window carries:
- the pgsA gene encoding CDP-diacylglycerol--glycerol-3-phosphate 3-phosphatidyltransferase, whose product MSTRTGSERLGVHRGHVPNALTVLRLVFVPVFVWFLAADGGTDWKWRTAAAAVFIAASITDRYDGHLARRWEVVSDFGKIADPIADKALIGAGLVVLSLQGRLWWWMTIVILARELLVTLLRFLVIRRGVIPAAKGGKVKTVVQTVAVGLFTLPLPAALDPLCLAVMGVAVVLTIWSAWAYFVAGAKLLRR is encoded by the coding sequence ATGAGCACCAGGACGGGGTCGGAGCGGCTGGGCGTGCACCGGGGGCACGTCCCCAACGCGCTGACGGTCCTGCGGCTGGTCTTCGTCCCCGTCTTCGTGTGGTTCCTGGCCGCCGACGGGGGCACGGACTGGAAGTGGCGCACGGCGGCCGCGGCCGTGTTCATCGCCGCGAGCATCACCGACCGCTACGACGGGCACCTGGCCCGGCGCTGGGAGGTCGTCAGCGACTTCGGCAAGATCGCCGACCCCATCGCCGACAAGGCGCTCATCGGGGCCGGGCTGGTCGTCCTGTCGCTGCAGGGGCGGCTGTGGTGGTGGATGACGATCGTCATCCTCGCCCGCGAGCTGCTCGTGACGCTGCTGCGCTTCCTCGTCATCCGGCGCGGGGTCATCCCGGCCGCCAAGGGCGGCAAGGTCAAGACGGTCGTGCAGACCGTCGCCGTCGGGCTGTTCACGCTGCCGCTGCCCGCGGCCCTGGACCCGCTGTGCCTGGCGGTCATGGGCGTCGCGGTCGTGCTGACGATCTGGAGCGCCTGGGCGTACTTCGTGGCCGGGGCGAAGCTGCTGCGCCGGTGA
- a CDS encoding FtsK/SpoIIIE family DNA translocase: protein MATPTNARTTSGRGGSTKVATGSRGGTKSGAKAPARSTASRGGSRPAAGRAPAKRTAQRTPARPARSGPPWPLRALSAVWMGCAHLVGGAARRVGDGARDLDPELRRDGAGFALLALAIVVAAREWWGLPGRGGAVVHTVVAGTFGEVALALPVVLVGLSVHLLRHPDHTQTTTRAVVGSLALTLSAAGLVHLATGAPSPTGPQGASVVTDAGGMLGFLVAGPLTTALTAWVVVPILVLLGFFGVLVLTATPVHAIPSRLQEAYERLTHHPHRPAPAERGDLPARALARQRAARALEAGDADDAGEVPDKPRRRRAAVEPVTGDRVGDEAFEQAALTDGPAEAGPRPRPGQRRPVASDVPSVREQLEDAPRADTPRVGTPRVDAASVPASKPKDLQPPASTPLPPRIEQLTLAPDVTYALPEPAALTPGTPPKERSAANDRVVEALSGVLDQFDIDARVTGFSRGPTVTRYEVELGPGTKVERVTQLSKNIAYAVASADVRILSPIPGKSAIGIEIPNSDRETVSLGDVLRSHVATSTEHPMVMGVGKDVEGGFVVANLAKMPHLLVAGATGAGKSSFVNSMITSILMRATPDEVRMVLVDPKRVELTIYEGIPHLITPIITNPKKAAEALEWVVREMDIRYDDLAAFGFKHVDDFNKAVRAGKVHPPEGSQRVLHPYPYLLVIVDELADLMMVAPRDVEASIQRITQLARAAGIHLVLATQRPSVDVVTGLIKANVPSRLAFATSSLADSRVVLDQPGAEKLVGQGDALFLPMGASKPMRVQGAWVTESEIEAVVSHVKSQLQPVYRDDVVVAAQKKQVDEEIGDDLDVLLQAAELVVTTQFGSTSMLQRKLRVGFAKAGRLMDLLESRGVVGPSEGSKARDVLVRPEDLPATLALMRGEEPPTALEPTGDPEVVEVEGGEDAWELLDQR from the coding sequence ATGGCCACCCCGACGAACGCGCGCACGACCAGCGGTAGGGGAGGGTCCACCAAGGTGGCGACCGGTTCGCGGGGTGGCACGAAGTCCGGGGCGAAGGCGCCGGCCCGTTCGACGGCGTCGCGGGGCGGGTCCCGCCCGGCGGCCGGCCGCGCCCCCGCCAAGCGCACCGCCCAGCGCACGCCCGCGCGGCCCGCCCGCAGCGGTCCCCCCTGGCCCCTGCGCGCCCTGTCGGCGGTCTGGATGGGCTGCGCGCACCTCGTCGGCGGCGCCGCCCGCCGCGTGGGCGACGGCGCCCGCGACCTCGACCCCGAGCTGCGCCGCGACGGCGCGGGGTTCGCGCTGCTGGCCCTCGCCATCGTCGTGGCCGCCCGCGAGTGGTGGGGCCTGCCCGGCCGCGGCGGTGCGGTGGTCCACACCGTCGTCGCGGGCACCTTCGGCGAGGTCGCGCTGGCGCTGCCCGTCGTCCTGGTCGGGCTGTCGGTGCACCTGCTGCGCCACCCCGACCACACCCAGACGACGACCCGCGCGGTCGTCGGCTCCCTCGCGCTGACCCTGTCCGCCGCGGGCCTGGTCCACCTGGCCACCGGTGCCCCCTCGCCGACCGGCCCGCAGGGCGCGAGCGTCGTCACCGACGCCGGCGGCATGCTCGGGTTCCTCGTCGCGGGCCCGCTGACCACGGCGCTCACCGCCTGGGTGGTGGTGCCGATCCTCGTGCTGCTCGGGTTCTTCGGGGTCCTCGTGCTCACGGCGACCCCCGTGCACGCCATCCCCTCCCGGCTGCAGGAGGCCTACGAGCGGCTGACCCACCACCCGCACCGCCCGGCGCCGGCCGAGCGCGGGGACCTGCCGGCGCGCGCGCTGGCCCGGCAGCGCGCCGCGCGCGCCCTGGAGGCCGGCGACGCCGACGACGCCGGGGAGGTGCCGGACAAGCCCCGCCGCCGCCGCGCCGCGGTGGAGCCCGTGACCGGGGACCGCGTCGGGGACGAGGCGTTCGAGCAGGCGGCCCTGACCGACGGGCCCGCCGAGGCCGGTCCGCGGCCGCGGCCGGGGCAGCGCCGGCCCGTGGCCTCCGACGTGCCCTCCGTGCGCGAGCAGCTCGAGGACGCCCCGCGCGCGGACACCCCGCGCGTCGGCACCCCCCGCGTCGACGCCGCCTCGGTGCCGGCGAGCAAGCCCAAGGACCTGCAGCCGCCGGCCTCGACGCCGCTGCCGCCGCGCATCGAGCAGCTCACGCTGGCCCCCGACGTCACCTACGCCCTGCCGGAGCCGGCCGCCCTGACCCCGGGCACCCCGCCCAAGGAGCGCAGCGCCGCCAACGACCGCGTGGTCGAGGCGCTGTCGGGGGTCCTGGACCAGTTCGACATCGACGCGCGCGTCACCGGCTTCTCCCGCGGACCGACGGTCACCCGCTACGAGGTGGAGCTGGGCCCGGGGACCAAGGTCGAGCGCGTCACGCAGCTGTCCAAGAACATCGCCTACGCGGTGGCCAGCGCCGACGTCCGCATCCTGTCGCCCATCCCGGGCAAGTCGGCCATCGGCATCGAGATCCCGAACTCCGACCGCGAGACGGTCTCCCTGGGCGACGTGCTGCGCTCGCACGTGGCGACCTCCACCGAGCACCCCATGGTCATGGGCGTCGGCAAGGACGTCGAGGGCGGCTTCGTCGTGGCCAACCTCGCGAAGATGCCGCACCTGCTGGTGGCCGGGGCCACGGGCGCCGGGAAGTCGAGCTTCGTCAACTCGATGATCACCTCGATCCTCATGCGGGCCACGCCCGACGAGGTGCGCATGGTGCTGGTCGACCCCAAGCGCGTGGAGCTGACGATCTACGAGGGCATCCCGCACCTCATCACGCCCATCATCACGAACCCGAAGAAGGCCGCCGAGGCCCTGGAGTGGGTCGTGCGCGAGATGGACATCCGCTACGACGACCTGGCCGCCTTCGGCTTCAAGCACGTGGACGACTTCAACAAGGCCGTCCGGGCGGGGAAGGTGCACCCGCCGGAGGGTTCCCAGCGGGTCCTGCACCCCTACCCGTACCTGCTGGTGATCGTCGACGAGCTGGCCGACCTCATGATGGTCGCCCCCCGCGACGTCGAGGCCTCGATCCAGCGCATCACCCAGCTGGCGCGCGCGGCGGGCATCCACCTCGTGCTGGCCACCCAGCGCCCCTCGGTGGACGTCGTCACGGGGCTGATCAAGGCGAACGTGCCGTCCCGGCTGGCGTTCGCGACGAGCTCGCTGGCCGACTCCCGCGTCGTCCTGGACCAGCCGGGCGCGGAGAAGCTCGTCGGGCAGGGTGACGCGCTGTTCCTGCCGATGGGTGCGTCCAAGCCCATGCGCGTGCAGGGGGCGTGGGTCACCGAGAGCGAGATCGAGGCCGTCGTCTCGCACGTGAAGTCGCAGCTGCAGCCGGTCTACCGCGACGACGTGGTGGTGGCGGCGCAGAAGAAGCAGGTCGACGAGGAGATCGGGGACGACCTCGACGTCCTGCTGCAGGCGGCCGAGCTGGTCGTCACGACCCAGTTCGGGTCGACGTCGATGCTGCAGCGCAAGCTGCGGGTGGGGTTCGCCAAGGCGGGCCGGCTGATGGACCTGCTGGAGTCGCGCGGTGTGGTGGGCCCGAGCGAGGGCTCGAAGGCGCGCGACGTGCTGGTCCGCCCCGAGGACCTGCCGGCGACGCTGGCGCTGATGCGCGGTGAGGAACCGCCGACGGCGTTGGAGCCGACGGGTGACCCCGAGGTCGTCGAGGTCGAGGGCGGCGAGGACGCCTGGGAGCTGCTCGACCAGCGCTGA
- a CDS encoding DNA-formamidopyrimidine glycosylase family protein, with protein sequence MPEGDVVWRTAQRLDKALSGRELLTSDLRWPSLATVDLSGRPVLGTVSAGKHLLTRLAAHGEDPALTLHSHLRMEGSWYVERTGERGHRRSASGTRAVLVTRDWTAVGHKLGMLDVVPTDREHELVGHLGPDLLGPGWDPAEAERRLTEDPGRELGAALLDQRVLAGVGTFYMAEACFLARLTPWSPVADVEDPTAFVALVHRLLDVNKERVDQVTTGDLRRGRQNFAHARSGLPCLRCAATVRVAPIGTPPKDRTAFYCPGCQRGPAPTDDGRPQRPLGSSGRPSGRAVPARSYRTRR encoded by the coding sequence GTGCCCGAGGGCGACGTCGTGTGGCGCACCGCGCAGCGGCTGGACAAGGCGCTGTCGGGCCGGGAGCTGCTGACCAGCGACCTGCGCTGGCCGAGCCTGGCCACCGTGGACCTGTCCGGGCGGCCGGTCCTGGGGACCGTCAGCGCCGGCAAGCACCTGCTGACGCGGCTCGCGGCGCACGGCGAGGACCCGGCGCTGACGCTGCACAGCCACCTGCGAATGGAGGGGTCCTGGTACGTCGAGCGGACCGGTGAGCGGGGCCACCGGCGGTCGGCGTCGGGCACCCGGGCGGTCCTGGTGACGCGGGACTGGACGGCGGTCGGGCACAAGCTGGGGATGCTCGACGTGGTGCCCACCGACCGCGAGCACGAGCTCGTCGGCCACCTCGGCCCGGACCTGCTGGGGCCCGGCTGGGACCCCGCCGAGGCCGAGCGGCGGCTCACCGAGGATCCCGGCCGCGAGCTGGGGGCGGCGCTGCTGGACCAGCGGGTCCTGGCGGGGGTGGGCACGTTCTACATGGCCGAGGCGTGCTTCCTGGCCCGCCTCACGCCGTGGTCCCCCGTCGCGGACGTGGAGGACCCGACGGCGTTCGTCGCCCTCGTGCACCGGCTGCTCGACGTCAACAAGGAGCGCGTCGACCAGGTGACGACGGGTGACCTGCGGCGGGGCCGGCAGAACTTCGCGCACGCGCGGTCGGGGCTGCCGTGCCTGCGGTGCGCAGCGACGGTGCGGGTGGCACCCATCGGCACCCCGCCGAAAGACCGCACGGCGTTCTACTGCCCGGGGTGCCAGCGCGGCCCGGCCCCGACGGACGACGGCCGCCCGCAGCGCCCGCTGGGCAGCTCCGGACGGCCGTCGGGCCGGGCGGTCCCGGCGCGGTCCTACCGGACCCGCCGGTAG
- a CDS encoding nicotinamide-nucleotide amidohydrolase family protein: MTDPREVVGGLTAAGLTVATAESLTGGLLCATLVDVPGASAVVRGGVVAYATELKASVLGVPADALARTGPVDGFVAEQMARGARAVLGADVGVATTGVAGPGPADGFPAGTVFLGLAADWLPGGARHVRLALEGDRPAIRRDSVERALAEVSRLLRGRDAEQDAAPGS, encoded by the coding sequence GTGACCGACCCGCGCGAGGTCGTGGGCGGGCTGACCGCCGCCGGCCTCACCGTCGCCACGGCGGAGTCGCTGACCGGGGGGCTGCTCTGCGCGACCCTCGTGGACGTGCCGGGGGCCTCGGCCGTCGTGCGCGGCGGGGTCGTGGCCTACGCCACCGAGCTCAAGGCGTCCGTGCTGGGGGTGCCCGCCGACGCCCTGGCCCGCACCGGGCCGGTCGACGGGTTCGTGGCCGAGCAGATGGCGCGCGGCGCGCGGGCGGTGCTGGGCGCGGACGTGGGGGTCGCCACCACGGGCGTCGCCGGCCCGGGCCCGGCGGACGGCTTCCCCGCCGGGACGGTGTTCCTCGGGCTGGCCGCGGACTGGCTGCCGGGCGGGGCCCGGCACGTGCGGCTCGCGCTGGAGGGGGACCGGCCGGCGATCCGCCGCGACAGCGTCGAGCGGGCGCTGGCCGAGGTCTCCCGGCTCCTGCGCGGCCGGGACGCGGAACAGGATGCCGCGCCCGGGAGTTGA
- the rimO gene encoding 30S ribosomal protein S12 methylthiotransferase RimO: protein MPPLPGPPRSVALVTLGCARNDVDSEELAGRLADAGWTLVDDADGADVAVVNTCGFVEQAKKDSIDTVLAAADLKEAGRTKAVVAVGCMAERYGKDLAESLPEADAVLGFDSYGDLSAHLEAVLHGEKPQAHVPRDRRSLLPLAPVDRQAARAAALAAAPDLPEGLAPASGPRVVRRRLGSGPWAPVKIAAGCDRRCSFCAIPAFRGSFVSRPGDEVVAETQWLAEQGVKEVFLVSENTTSYGKDLGDLRALEALLPRVAAVEGVERVRVSYLQPAEVRPGLLDALTRTPGVVPYFDLSFQHSAPNVLRRMRRFGSTESFLALLQQVRDRFPTAGVRSNVIVGFPGETEADLDELCSFLEQARLDVVGVFGYSDEDGTEAETLDGKLPADVVAARVDRVSRLVEELVAQRAEERLGEVVEVLVESVVDEDGDPHVVGRAAHQGPDVDGETELDLPAGWTVAVGDLVRARVTGVAGADLLAEPVGTTV from the coding sequence GTGCCTCCCCTCCCCGGACCCCCGCGTTCCGTCGCGCTCGTGACGCTGGGCTGCGCCCGCAACGACGTCGACTCCGAAGAGCTCGCGGGGCGGCTCGCCGACGCCGGGTGGACCCTCGTCGACGACGCCGACGGCGCCGACGTCGCCGTGGTGAACACCTGCGGGTTCGTGGAGCAGGCCAAGAAGGACTCCATCGACACTGTCCTGGCCGCCGCCGACCTCAAGGAGGCCGGCCGGACGAAGGCCGTCGTCGCCGTCGGGTGCATGGCCGAGCGCTACGGCAAGGACCTCGCCGAGTCGCTGCCCGAGGCCGACGCAGTCCTCGGCTTCGACTCCTACGGCGACCTGTCCGCCCACCTCGAGGCGGTCCTGCACGGGGAGAAGCCGCAGGCTCACGTGCCCCGCGACCGCCGGTCGCTGCTGCCGCTGGCCCCCGTGGACCGGCAGGCCGCGCGCGCCGCCGCCCTCGCCGCCGCACCGGACCTGCCCGAGGGGCTGGCCCCGGCCAGCGGGCCGCGCGTCGTGCGCCGCCGCCTGGGCTCCGGCCCCTGGGCGCCCGTCAAGATCGCCGCCGGCTGCGACCGCCGCTGCTCGTTCTGCGCCATCCCCGCCTTCCGCGGCTCCTTCGTCTCCCGTCCCGGCGACGAGGTCGTCGCCGAGACGCAGTGGCTGGCCGAGCAGGGCGTCAAGGAGGTGTTCCTCGTCTCGGAGAACACCACCTCCTACGGCAAGGACCTGGGGGACCTGCGGGCCCTGGAGGCGCTGCTGCCGCGCGTCGCGGCCGTCGAGGGCGTCGAACGGGTCCGGGTCTCCTACCTGCAGCCCGCCGAGGTGCGCCCGGGCCTGCTGGACGCCCTGACGCGGACCCCGGGCGTGGTCCCGTACTTCGACCTGTCCTTCCAGCACTCCGCGCCGAACGTCCTGCGCCGCATGCGCCGCTTCGGCAGCACCGAGTCCTTCCTCGCCCTGCTGCAGCAGGTCCGCGACCGGTTCCCCACGGCCGGCGTCCGCTCCAACGTCATCGTCGGCTTCCCCGGCGAGACCGAGGCCGACCTCGACGAGCTGTGCTCGTTCCTGGAGCAGGCCCGCCTCGACGTCGTCGGCGTCTTCGGCTACTCCGACGAGGACGGCACCGAGGCCGAGACGCTCGACGGCAAGCTGCCCGCCGACGTCGTCGCGGCCCGGGTCGACCGCGTCAGCCGCCTCGTGGAGGAGCTCGTGGCCCAGCGCGCCGAGGAGCGCCTCGGCGAGGTCGTCGAGGTGCTCGTGGAGTCCGTGGTCGACGAGGACGGCGACCCGCACGTCGTGGGCCGCGCCGCGCACCAGGGGCCCGACGTCGACGGCGAGACCGAGCTCGACCTCCCGGCCGGCTGGACCGTCGCCGTGGGCGACCTCGTGCGGGCCCGCGTGACGGGCGTGGCGGGCGCTGACCTGCTCGCCGAACCGGTCGGGACTACGGTCTGA
- a CDS encoding NYN domain-containing protein — protein sequence MDVPRPHEPARPSSERPGERRDLDLLVWDAPNIDMTLSSILGSRPASSDRPRFDAIARWFLSEAADHEVEGCVFTNVHPTSAVSLRGWIEALRNFGYAVFARPKVHPEDDVDDAMLQHIAARQASHRLRRVVVASGDGRNFLAPLEELHRAGVRVVVLSFAEVAGYAQESPLIEFVDLEDVPGAFQVSLGRTRLTALPPGGGWFRPTRPMRALLEDGGPLEHPPVPAEPLRTAPGADQQPERTPDPAPVAAPAAAPVAEPPGTGAPEVGEVGRVHGAHPQRVRSA from the coding sequence ATGGACGTGCCCCGACCCCACGAGCCGGCCCGCCCGTCCAGCGAACGGCCCGGCGAGCGGCGCGACCTGGACCTGCTCGTGTGGGACGCGCCCAACATCGACATGACCCTGTCGTCCATCCTGGGCTCGCGCCCGGCCTCCTCCGACCGCCCCCGCTTCGACGCCATCGCGCGGTGGTTCCTGTCCGAGGCGGCCGACCACGAGGTCGAGGGCTGCGTCTTCACCAACGTCCACCCCACCAGCGCGGTGTCCCTGCGCGGCTGGATCGAGGCCCTGCGCAACTTCGGCTACGCCGTCTTCGCCCGGCCCAAGGTCCACCCCGAGGACGACGTCGACGACGCCATGCTGCAGCACATCGCCGCCCGGCAGGCCTCCCACCGGCTGCGCCGGGTCGTGGTCGCCAGCGGTGACGGCCGCAACTTCCTGGCCCCCCTGGAGGAGCTGCACCGGGCCGGGGTCCGCGTCGTCGTGCTGTCCTTCGCCGAGGTCGCCGGGTACGCGCAGGAGTCACCGCTCATCGAGTTCGTGGACCTGGAGGACGTGCCCGGCGCGTTCCAGGTCTCCCTCGGCCGCACCCGGCTCACGGCGCTGCCCCCCGGCGGCGGGTGGTTCCGCCCGACCCGTCCCATGCGGGCCCTGCTGGAGGACGGCGGCCCGCTGGAGCACCCGCCCGTGCCCGCCGAGCCGCTGCGCACCGCACCGGGCGCCGACCAGCAGCCCGAGCGGACGCCCGACCCCGCACCGGTCGCCGCACCCGCCGCCGCACCCGTCGCGGAACCGCCCGGCACCGGTGCCCCCGAGGTCGGCGAGGTCGGCCGGGTCCACGGCGCCCACCCCCAGCGGGTGCGCAGCGCCTGA